A single genomic interval of Paracoccus contaminans harbors:
- the murC gene encoding UDP-N-acetylmuramate--L-alanine ligase, with protein sequence MNAATKLPGELGPIHFIGIGGIGMSGIAEVLMTLGYGVQGSDAKRSKITDRLESLGATIFEGQRAENIGDAGVVVISTAIKKGNPELEEARRRGLPVVRRAEMLAELMRLKSNIAIAGTHGKTTTTTMVATLLDAGGLDPTVINGGVIHAYGSNARAGAGEWMVVEADESDGSFNRLPATIAIVTNIDPEHMEHWGSFDALRKGFYDFASGIPFYGLAVCCTDHPEVQALVGRLTDRRVVTFGFNAQADVRAINLRYENGAAHFDVALQGERAEDGTVPLIEGCTLPMPGDHNVSNALSAVAVARHLGMKRAQIRDALASFGGVGRRFTRVGEVDGVTIIDDYGHHPVEIAAVLKAARQSTKGRVIAVHQPHRYTRLSNLFDDFCTCFNEADVVGIAEVYSAGEDPIPGASRDDLVAGLIAHGHRHARAVMDEDDLARLVREQARPGDMVVCLGAGTISAWANGLPDRLKRARAA encoded by the coding sequence ATGAATGCTGCCACCAAGCTGCCCGGCGAACTCGGCCCCATCCATTTCATCGGCATCGGCGGGATCGGCATGTCCGGCATCGCCGAGGTGCTGATGACGCTGGGCTATGGCGTGCAGGGGTCGGACGCGAAACGCAGCAAGATCACCGACCGCCTGGAAAGCCTGGGCGCGACCATCTTCGAAGGGCAGCGGGCCGAGAATATCGGCGATGCGGGCGTCGTCGTCATCTCGACCGCCATCAAGAAGGGCAATCCCGAATTGGAGGAGGCGCGCCGCCGCGGCCTGCCCGTGGTCCGCCGCGCCGAAATGCTGGCCGAGCTGATGCGCCTGAAATCCAACATCGCCATCGCCGGCACCCACGGCAAGACCACGACCACGACGATGGTGGCGACGCTGCTGGACGCGGGCGGGCTGGACCCGACGGTCATCAACGGCGGCGTGATCCATGCCTATGGATCGAACGCCCGCGCAGGCGCCGGCGAATGGATGGTGGTCGAGGCCGACGAAAGCGACGGCAGCTTCAACCGCCTGCCCGCAACCATCGCCATCGTCACCAACATCGACCCCGAGCATATGGAGCACTGGGGTTCCTTCGACGCGCTGCGAAAGGGATTTTACGATTTCGCCAGCGGCATCCCCTTCTATGGCCTGGCCGTCTGCTGCACCGATCACCCCGAGGTGCAGGCCCTGGTCGGCCGCCTAACCGACCGCCGCGTCGTCACCTTCGGCTTCAACGCGCAGGCGGACGTGCGGGCGATCAACCTGCGCTATGAAAACGGCGCGGCGCATTTCGACGTGGCGCTGCAGGGCGAGCGGGCCGAGGACGGCACCGTTCCCCTGATCGAGGGCTGCACCCTGCCGATGCCCGGCGATCACAATGTGTCGAACGCCCTGTCCGCGGTCGCGGTCGCGCGGCATCTGGGGATGAAGCGGGCGCAGATCCGCGACGCGCTGGCGTCCTTCGGCGGCGTGGGGCGGCGCTTTACCCGCGTGGGCGAGGTGGACGGCGTCACCATCATCGATGATTACGGCCACCATCCGGTGGAAATCGCCGCCGTGCTCAAGGCGGCGCGCCAGTCCACGAAGGGGCGGGTGATCGCCGTTCACCAGCCGCACCGCTATACCCGGCTGTCGAACCTCTTCGACGATTTCTGCACCTGCTTCAACGAGGCCGACGTGGTCGGCATCGCCGAGGTCTATTCGGCGGGCGAGGATCCGATCCCCGGTGCAAGCCGCGACGATCTGGTCGCCGGGTTGATCGCCCATGGCCACCGCCACGCCCGCGCCGTCATGGACGAGGACGATCTTGCCCGGCTGGTGCGCGAGCAGGCGCGCCCCGGCGACATGGTGGTCTGCCTCGGGGCAGGGACCATCTCGGCCTGGGCCAACGGCCTGCCGGACCGGCTGAAAAGGGCCAGAGCCGCGTGA
- a CDS encoding UDP-N-acetylglucosamine--N-acetylmuramyl-(pentapeptide) pyrophosphoryl-undecaprenol N-acetylglucosamine transferase → MSGRGRLAVIAAGGTGGHMFPAQALAERLLGDGWRVTLSTDERGARYAGGFPPEVAREIVRAATTARGGMASRLAAPLRIGQGALDALGAMRRDRPAVVVGFGGYPTIPAMGAALMLRIPRMIHEQNGVMGRVNRLFARRVDRLACGTWPTDLPPGVSGVHTGNPVRQAVLDRAAAPYAPPGGGPLSLLVIGGSQGARVLSDVVPAAVAALPPDIRQRLHVSHQARAEDAARVIATYAAAGIAAEVQPFFADVPDRLAGAQVVVSRAGASSIADITVIGRPAILIPFAAATGDHQTANARALAETGAAILMPETVLDAASLTRDLRAILTDPDRAAQMAAAALSLGRPDAAARLYDLVTDLTP, encoded by the coding sequence ATGAGCGGTCGGGGACGGCTGGCCGTCATCGCCGCCGGCGGAACCGGAGGGCACATGTTTCCCGCCCAGGCGCTGGCCGAACGCCTGCTGGGCGATGGCTGGCGCGTGACGCTGTCCACCGACGAGCGCGGCGCCCGCTATGCCGGGGGCTTTCCCCCCGAGGTCGCGCGCGAGATCGTGCGCGCCGCCACCACCGCCCGCGGGGGAATGGCCAGCCGACTGGCGGCGCCCTTGCGGATCGGGCAGGGGGCGCTGGATGCGCTGGGCGCGATGCGGCGCGACCGGCCGGCGGTCGTGGTCGGCTTTGGCGGCTATCCCACCATTCCCGCGATGGGCGCGGCGCTGATGCTGCGCATCCCGCGGATGATCCATGAACAGAACGGCGTGATGGGGCGGGTGAACCGCCTGTTCGCGCGGCGGGTCGATCGGCTGGCCTGCGGGACATGGCCGACCGACCTGCCGCCCGGCGTCAGCGGCGTTCACACCGGCAACCCGGTGCGCCAGGCGGTGCTGGACCGCGCCGCCGCGCCCTATGCGCCGCCGGGGGGCGGGCCGCTGTCGCTGCTGGTGATCGGGGGCAGCCAGGGGGCGCGGGTGCTGTCGGATGTGGTCCCCGCCGCCGTCGCCGCCCTGCCGCCCGACATCCGCCAGCGCCTGCATGTCAGCCACCAGGCCAGGGCCGAGGATGCCGCCCGCGTGATCGCCACCTATGCCGCCGCCGGGATCGCGGCCGAGGTGCAGCCCTTCTTTGCCGATGTGCCGGACCGCCTTGCCGGGGCGCAGGTCGTGGTCAGCCGGGCGGGCGCCTCGTCCATCGCCGACATCACCGTGATCGGGCGGCCGGCGATCCTGATCCCGTTCGCCGCCGCGACCGGCGATCACCAGACCGCCAACGCCCGCGCATTGGCGGAAACCGGCGCAGCGATCCTGATGCCCGAAACGGTGCTGGACGCGGCCAGCCTGACGCGCGATCTGCGGGCGATCCTGACAGACCCTGACCGCGCGGCCCAGATGGCCGCCGCCGCCCTGTCGCTGGGCCGCCCTGACGCGGCGGCCCGCCTTTATGACCTTGTGACGGACCTGACCCCATGA
- a CDS encoding peptidoglycan glycosyltransferase FtsW, producing the protein MTEMVFGSAPARVSDPIFPRWWRTVDKWTLTFVCVLYLTGLLLGLAASVPLAERNGLPAFYYVTRQAAFGGMGLAVMLVISMMSPVQVRRMGVLLFVGAFAVVLALPVIGTDFGKGATRWLSLGFASVQPSEFLKPGFIALCAWLMASSQTLGGPPGRLYSVGVAAMVALVLALQPDFGQTSLILFAWVVMFFISGGSMILIGAILALIAAAGGFAYSASEHFARRINGYLSAEIDPRTQIGYATNAIQEGGFFGVGVGEGTVKWSLPDAHTDFIIAVAAEEYGFVLVLLIIALYCAIVVRSLWRLLGERDPFARIAGTGLACAFGVQALINMGVAVRLLPAKGMTLPFVSYGGSSVIASGITLGMLLALTRTRPQNLIADVLGRAGR; encoded by the coding sequence ATGACCGAGATGGTCTTTGGCAGCGCACCCGCACGGGTGAGCGATCCCATCTTTCCGCGCTGGTGGCGGACGGTGGACAAGTGGACGCTGACCTTTGTCTGCGTGCTGTATCTGACCGGGCTGCTGCTCGGGCTGGCCGCCTCGGTGCCGCTGGCCGAACGCAACGGCCTGCCGGCGTTCTACTATGTCACGCGGCAGGCGGCGTTCGGGGGAATGGGGCTGGCAGTTATGCTGGTCATCTCGATGATGTCGCCGGTTCAGGTGCGGCGCATGGGGGTGCTGCTGTTCGTCGGCGCCTTTGCGGTGGTGCTGGCGCTGCCGGTGATCGGCACCGACTTCGGCAAGGGCGCGACGCGCTGGCTCAGCCTCGGCTTTGCTTCGGTCCAGCCGTCCGAGTTTCTCAAGCCCGGTTTCATCGCCCTGTGCGCCTGGCTCATGGCCTCGTCCCAGACGCTGGGGGGGCCGCCGGGGCGGCTTTATTCGGTCGGCGTGGCGGCCATGGTGGCGCTGGTGCTGGCGCTGCAGCCGGATTTCGGGCAGACCTCGCTGATCCTGTTCGCCTGGGTGGTGATGTTCTTCATCAGCGGCGGATCGATGATCCTGATCGGCGCCATCCTGGCTCTGATCGCGGCGGCAGGCGGCTTTGCCTATAGCGCCAGCGAACATTTCGCCCGCCGCATCAACGGCTATCTGTCCGCCGAGATCGACCCCCGCACCCAGATCGGCTATGCCACCAACGCCATCCAGGAGGGCGGCTTCTTCGGCGTGGGCGTGGGCGAGGGCACGGTCAAGTGGTCGCTGCCCGATGCGCATACCGATTTCATCATCGCCGTTGCGGCCGAGGAATACGGCTTCGTTCTCGTCCTGCTCATCATCGCGCTGTATTGCGCGATCGTCGTGCGCTCGCTGTGGCGGCTGCTGGGGGAACGCGATCCCTTCGCGCGCATCGCCGGCACGGGGCTGGCCTGTGCCTTTGGCGTGCAGGCGCTGATCAACATGGGCGTCGCGGTGCGCCTGCTGCCGGCCAAGGGGATGACGCTGCCCTTTGTCAGCTATGGGGGCTCGTCCGTGATCGCCTCGGGCATCACGCTGGGGATGCTGCTGGCGCTGACGCGGACGCGGCCGCAGAACCTGATTGCCGACGTGCTGGGGCGCGCGGGCCGATGA